DNA sequence from the Pseudomonadota bacterium genome:
CGATCATCGGGGGGGCCCCGACCCACAGCCTCGAGACCGAGGGGGTCGACTTCTTCGCCCTCGACGCGCTTCCCGAGCTGTCGCTGCCGCGCGTCACCCCGGCCCAGATCGCGCGTTTCTTCGCCCTGCGCGATACCCCGCACGCGCCGGTCGACTTCGACTGACGCGCGGGGGGCGGGGAAGCCTCAGAAGAGGCTCAGCCGCGCAGCTCCTGGCGCAGGTAGCGCTTCAGGTCCCACGCCTTCATGCCGGCTTCGGCCGCGTAGAGGAAGTTGGTGATCTTCCAGGCGCCGCCGAACCTGCGCACCTCGATGGTCACCCGCTGCTGCTCGTGGCCCGGCACGCGATACGACGCGTACATGGGCACCAGGGCCGTGTCGCCCTTCTGCCGAGCGGCGCCGAAACGAATGGTGGCCGCGTTCATCTGGGCATTGACAAACGGATCGAAGTCGAGCCAGACCTTGTCGCCCTTACCCGGATCATGCCCCAGCATCTCGTAGAGCAGGGCGTACAGACCAGGCTCAAGCCGCGACCTCTGCGAGACCAGGAACTTTCGGCTCACCTGATCGC
Encoded proteins:
- a CDS encoding DUF3828 domain-containing protein; protein product: MKRTTALICTLVTFVLALAIVAPARADAPAAVVKAFYDAYQKAPDRDQVSRKFLVSQRSRLEPGLYALLYEMLGHDPGKGDKVWLDFDPFVNAQMNAATIRFGAARQKGDTALVPMYASYRVPGHEQQRVTIEVRRFGGAWKITNFLYAAEAGMKAWDLKRYLRQELRG